GCCCGTTTTGCCGATAAGTTAGGCAGAAGGCTAGCAATTGTGATTGTGGTATTGGTATATATGGTTGGTGCCATTATTCAAATCAGTTCAAACCATAAATGGTACCAGTACTTTGTCGGTAAGATCATTTACGGTCTCGGTGCTGGTGGTTGTTCGGTGTTGTGTCCAATGCTTTTGTCGGAAATAGCACCCAAGGACCTGAGAGGTGGGCTTATTTCATTGTACCAACTGAACATGACCtttggtattttcttaGGTTATTGTAGTGTTTATGGAACAAGGAAATATGACAACACTGCACAATGGAGAGTGCCTCTTGGGCTTTGCTTTTTGTGGGCCCTGattatcatcattggtATGCTATTGGTCCCAGAATCACCCAGGTATTTGGTCGAATGTGAAAGACATGAGGATGCATGTATTTCGATTGCCAAGATTAACAAGGTTTCACCAGAGGATCCATGGGTACAGAGACaggttgaagaaatcaacgTCGGGGTGCTCGCCCAAAAGGAACTAGGAGAAGCATCATGGAAGGAACTTTCTCAATTAAAACAAAGGTTCTTCAACGTTTGATTACAGGGATCCTAGTGCAAACCTTTTTGCAACTTACCGGTGAAAactactttttcttctacgGAACTACCATCTTCAAATCTGTCGGGCTTACTGACGGTTTTGAGACCTCAATCGTTTTGGGTACCGTGAATTTCTTCTCCACTATCATCGCTGTTATGGTCGTCGACAAGATCGGTCGTCGTAAATGTCTATTGTTCGGTGCAGCTGGAATGATGGCTTGTATGGTTATATTTGCTAGTATCGGGGTGAAATGTCTTTACCCCCATGGCCAGGATGGTCCCTCTTCGAAAGGTGCAGGTAATGCTATGATTGTGTTCACCTgcttttatatattctgCTTCGCAACAACATGGGCACCAGTCGCTTATATCGTGGTTGCTGAGTCGTTCCCTTCGAAGGTCAAGTCCAGAGCTATGTCCATTTCAACTGCATTCAACTGGTTATGGCAATTCTTGATCGGTTTCTTCACACCATTCATTACCGGCTCGATCCATTTCTACTATGGTTATGTGTTTGTTGGATGTTTGGTTGCCATGTTTTTGtacatattcttctttttaccaGAAAACAATCGGTTtatctttggaagaaatcCAATTACTGTACGAAGAAGGTGTGAAGCCATGGAAATCCACATCTTGGGTTCCACCATCAAGGAGAGGAGTCCATTCAGAAGAGACTGAGACTCAGGATAAAgattggaagaaatttttgaagttttcaaagGCTTCTAATTGATCGTTGGGATCATATTCTTGCCGTTTTAGGCAGCATTGTATATTATGCTCTACATATAAATGtgtaattttaatttgtGACGAATTTATGAAGGTCTCCGAAGCTATGAAGATCGATACCCTTACATGCTGGTATGTGTTTACCACCTGAGCACCAGTTTATTCAGAAAACAGTATTATGTCTGAtcgtttcctttttttctacaAAGCGAAAGGAGAAAGCTTAATGTCTGTGATGTGAATATCGAGGGCGATGGCAGTGACCAACACAAATATGTGTGTTATTGAGTAGTTATTAAAAATCATCGAGAATGCATTGACAGGTATATAATACGTTACATGactaaacaaaataatataaaaaaagtacaaaaacACATAATCTATCCCAGATATCTGCTCATTACTATCCAGGCACGCGGATCGCTTTCTAAATTACACCTGGTCTAGAACTTCGTTCACAGCGGCAAGTGGTCCTTTATCATAAACAACTTCTAGCGAGTGAGTCAATTGCGCAACAAAGTCCTTGTTATCACGAATTTCAGGGCTGAAAAGGACCTCGATGTTAAGTAGCTCGTGAGGATCCTTACCACCCTTAACAGCAGCAGCCTTCAAGGTATCTGCCATGGGGTCCTCAATTTCGAATGGTTTGCCGTTCATGTCGACACCGGTCAAATAACGGAACCATCCAGCCACACACACTGCCAACAACTTATACTTGCCGTTAGGCTTGCGCAACTGCTCGTAGATCGAAGGTAAAACGTACTTGGGCATCTTACCTGAGCCCATCAAACAGATACGTGCAACGGTGTCCTGAATTGCTGGATTGGAGAATCTCTCCAACACAGACGCAGTGTATTCTTCGAAATCCACGCCTGGCACCTTAGGTAACAATGGGATGACTTCCTCACGCATCAAAACACGGATGTACTTGTTGATGGTTGGGTCGTTGACGACCTCGTGTATATAGGTGTAACCGGCCAAGTATCCAAGGTATCCCATGGCTGAGTGCCCACCGTTAAGCAGACGCAATTTCATCAGTTCATAGGAATCGACATCCTTGACAACTTGAACACCGGACAAGTTCCCAAGGAGGACGGCCGTCAGAAAAGTTGTCTTCAAGAACCCATTGGATGAAAGGCTCTGCAACAACGGGACATTGGTCCTTAATTCCCCAAGTGTCAGTGACGTACTTGCGCTCCTTGTCAGTGCAACGTGGTGTGACACGATCAACCATACAGTTAGGAGAAGTAACCTTCTCTTCGATCCAGGCAGCGAACTTCTCATCCTTCTTTAACTTGGCAAAACGCAACAAGCATAGCCTTGACTGTGATACCGTTCTGAGGCATGTTGTCACAGGGACATAATGGTGAAGGGAGGTGAGGCCTTTCTTGTAACGCAGCAATAGAGCCTCATATAGGTAACCGTAGAGAGTGGCAGGATTCTCTGGATGATTCAAATCGTTGACCAATTTCCGGAGCATCGGTCATTAACGAGTTTGTTGCTTCACTATGGTAATAAACCGTTCTCGGTAACGGTTAGAGAAACAATATGTGTATCTGGGTGGCCATCTTTTCGATGACAGCCCTTGGATCATCGGGTGCGTACATGTATGCGGTGATGGAACCGACAATGTAAGCGTTGGTTTCCTTGATACCGCGCTCTACAACTGTGTATAGACAATCTTGGGCTTTCATAGCATCGCGCATAAGGGCATCTGCCTTCATTAAACCAACACCACATATTGACCAGTCCTTCAAGCTGTGATCCTGCATCAAACGGTTCATGAAAACGGCCAAGTGGGAACGATGGAATGCACCAACACCTAGATGAACAATACCCTGTTTAACGCCTTCTCTGGGGTAGGTTGGTATTGGAAGGGTGGATTGAAAACTCTTGAGAGTTTTTGCATTCAAGCTGGTAGCTGTTGTTTCATTGACtttgtcatttttgaagttgttacttttcttctttttttctttttgttgttgttgttgttgttgttattgatATCACTTTTATGTGTTGAGATTAAGAGAGAAGTATAAAGCCAAACAATTGCACAGTTGGAATCAGCTATTTATATGTGAAGTTGAACGATATCTAAAACTTCGAGACATTAACTCCCCCACATCTTTTCCCCTGGAATATGATGCTTCCCAATTATAGTTAGCTAACATAATACGGTGAATAAGTGTTGgtcatttttcaagaagaCGGTGCATCTATGTATCTCACCCGTTACCTCGCAGTTAGTAGGGAGACTTTAATGCTTGCTTGATGCTTGCCGTAAAGCTAATGCAATGACGTATTATTATGGTGTGTGCTGCAACCAAATATGGCGGgctaaaaataaagagaaagtgCATGCGAACTAGACCATTGGTGGAGCAAGTTCTGAAAGATTTTTATGTCCGTGCCAAGGAGGGAGTGATTAGGTGGTGGGATAACGCGGGGTAGAACGACTCAGGCACAAAGGCAAAAAACCAACAAGGCACGGGAACAGGCACGAAGGCTACCCCACGCTGCACCACGCGCGATACCTTATTTTTCCAGGAGAAACTGCAGGAAGCTTAGCTGTAGGTACATGCTATGTATGGTACGCAATGCATAAGTTCTCGGGGATGATTCTTGGTAAGCAACAAACAGATTATGTTGAAGTTGGCTAGCTACGTATAGCTTCAGCATACATCGGCCTATCTCAGGGATGCACAATGAATGAGTCTCGTCTCTTTCAAGGACTGTCTTCTCAGCTGAAAATTATtttgctttatttttttcgaCATCCAGAGTTTATAATACTATATTTATTTCCGGCATCGTATCTCCTTTCTCCGGTCAAACAACGCCACTACGTCAGCCCTCTCATCTCATTCATCACCCCAGTTATGATAAACTTAAGATGACAAGTAGGCCTTTCTCATTTCAGTGGACTAAAATTTGACGTATAAAAGAGTTAAACCATTCAACGTTATGAAAAATAGCTTTCAAGTGAAAATGAAACCATTGAATACTTAACAAGAAAAACCAagaaattacaaaaaaCCATGTCTCAAACTACTAATCCTTCTGTTGTTTTGAGAAAAGTCGGCGACATCGCCATCGAGCAAAGACCAGTTCCTACCATCGAAGACCCCCATTACGTCAAGTTAGCCATTAAAGCTACTGGTATATGTGGTTCTGATGTCCACTACTACAGAAGCGGTGGCATTGGAAAATACATATTGAAGGCTCCTATGGTACTTGGTCATGAGTCGAGCGGAAGTTGTGGAAGTTGGTAACGCTGTGACAAGAGTCAAAGTCGGAGACCGTGTGGCTATTGAGCCCGGTGTTCCTAGCCGTTACTCTGATGAGACCAAGGAGGGTAGGTACAACCTTTGCCCACACATGGCATTTGCAGCCACTCCTCCAATTGACGGTACTCTTGTGAAGTACTATTTATCTCCGGAAGATTTTCTTGTGAAGCTACCGGAAGGTGTTAGCTATGAAGAGGGAGCCTGTGTCGAGCCACTATCTGTCGGTGTGCACTCTAACAAACTCGCAGGAGTTCGCTTCAGCACCAGAGTTGTTGTATTTGGCGCAGGGCCTGTGGGGCTGTTAACGGGAGCAGTTGCGCGTGCATTTGGTGCCAGTGACGTTGTTTTCGTTGATGTGTTTGACAACAAGCTACAAAGGGCAAAGGATTTCGGTGCTACAAACActttcaattcttccaaGATTCCTACTGACAAAGCCCAAGAATTGGCTTCTGAAGTAGAAAAGCTTCTAGGCGGAAACCATGCAGATGTGGTGTTTGAATGCTCGGGAGCAGATGTTTGCATTGACGCTGGTGTCAAAGTAACCAAGGTTGGGGGAACGATGGTACAAGTTGGTATGGGCAAAAATTATACCAACTTCCCAATCGCTGAAGTTAGCGGCAAGGAAATGAAGCTAATTGGATGTTTCCGTTATTCGTTTGGTGATTATCGCGATGCGGTGAACTTGGTTGCCACAGGAAAAGTTAATGTCAAGCCACTAATAACGCATAGATTTAAGTTCGAAGATGCAGCTAAGGCCTATGACTACAACATTTCCCATGGTGGAGATGTAGTCAAGACTATAATCGCCGGTCCCGAATGAAAAATGGGTACTGTTACGTAGTGTTGTATGTCCATGTATATAGGTCGAAATAGACAAGgcaacaattgaaaaaaatactaagaaaaaaacgtTCAAATAGAACGCATGTTCAAACACCAAGttgttgatattttttattgaggATGAATTGTTGAAGCTATTGAGAATGTAAGAGATCAATAAGTAAGAATGACCACGAAAAATGGTTCGAGAAATGTAAAAGAATAGGCCGGTATACAGGtgctcaaaaaaaaaaaaaagcaccCCGACTATTTTTAAGAAGCATGGGTCCAAAAGTGCTAATTGAGCTATGCTCTTCTATATGTTTGGACATTTCTCTTGTATGATATCCTTCACaacatttttgaagaagaatacgATGGCGACTGCATCAATCGGTCTCTCGTAACACTTCTGGTAGCTGCTCTAGGCGATTTTCCCTTCACAACCTCATCCAGACCTTTTTACAAAACCACTAATTTTATCATGGTTGCTGGATTGAACTGCGGAAAGACCACAAACACTTGTCATCCATTGAACAGCTGTGTATGGGAAAGGATTGTTATATACGTTATTTCTGTTGCAATTTTTGGACTATGTTCTGCTTAAGGTAAAGACCTTCACGTGTGTGTGTTTGGTTGGCTTTTTAGATCCGGGGAGACGTTGCAAACTTGAACTTTGGACGAGAGAAGAGTAATATCAAAGACGAAAGCCGCAGGAAAAATCTGACAGGCTATAGATGCTTGCTTTTAGAAAAGTGTAATCTTCAAGATCAATTAATGGAAGACTTTACGGAAACATAACGAATAGGAGAAACGGTGTATGCTATACtccatattttttatatagaGTAGAGTAAATAGACACAGTTgcctctttatttttctagAATATGTAGTCATTTATTGATAAGTGATGGGGTACTTTGTCCTTCGTCTACAATGGAAGTTTCCATATGTTCTTTGAGATTTCCATGAATGACATCTTCTGAGGTGGATTTGACTGAAAATGGGTCGACTTTTGCTGatttaaaattttcttgctGGAACTCCAAGCTTGAACAGCTCATTTATCTCAACGAAGGTCTTCCCCGCAGTTTCCGGTAAATCAATTACAGCCCATATTAAAGTACAAAAGCATAACGTGCCCCAGAAAAATCCGGACTTGG
The DNA window shown above is from Saccharomyces mikatae IFO 1815 strain IFO1815 genome assembly, chromosome: 6 and carries:
- the SMKI06G3820 gene encoding uncharacterized protein, whose amino-acid sequence is MEGTFSIKTKVLQRLITGILVQTFLQLTGENYFFFYGTTIFKSVGLTDGFETSIVLGTVNFFSTIIAVMVVDKIGRRKCLLFGAAGMMACMVIFASIGVKCLYPHGQDGPSSKGAGNAMIVFTCFYIFCFATTWAPVAYIVVAESFPSKVKSRAMSISTAFNWLWQFLIGFFTPFITGSIHFYYGYVFVGCLVAMFLYIFFFLPENNRFIFGRNPITVRRRCEAMEIHILGSTIKERSPFRRD
- the SMKI06G3840 gene encoding NAD(P)-dependent alcohol dehydrogenase (similar to Saccharomyces cerevisiae SOR2 (YDL246C)); amino-acid sequence: MSRAEVVEVGNAVTRVKVGDRVAIEPGVPSRYSDETKEGRYNLCPHMAFAATPPIDGTLVKYYLSPEDFLVKLPEGVSYEEGACVEPLSVGVHSNKLAGVRFSTRVVVFGAGPVGLLTGAVARAFGASDVVFVDVFDNKLQRAKDFGATNTFNSSKIPTDKAQELASEVEKLLGGNHADVVFECSGADVCIDAGVKVTKVGGTMVQVGMGKNYTNFPIAEVSGKEMKLIGCFRYSFGDYRDAVNLVATGKVNVKPLITHRFKFEDAAKAYDYNISHGGDVVKTIIAGPE
- the SMKI06G3810 gene encoding sugar porter family MFS transporter, translating into MSTVQSSVGSDTDIQNASNADVHIAPRVEKEWSDEFDDNEVLNGDTIEPPKRGLLGYLVIYLLCYPISFGGFLPGWDSGITAGFINMDNFKMNFGSYKHSTGEYYLSNVRMGLLVAMFSVGCAIGGVSFARFADKLGRRLAIVIVVLVYMVGAIIQISSNHKWYQYFVGKIIYGLGAGGCSVLCPMLLSEIAPKDLRGGLISLYQLNMTFGIFLGYCSVYGTRKYDNTAQWRVPLGLCFLWALIIIIGMLLVPESPRYLVECERHEDACISIAKINKVSPEDPWVQRQVEEINVGVLAQKELGEASWKELSQLKQRFFNV
- the SMKI06G3830 gene encoding uncharacterized protein yields the protein MRSSLPGSKRRLLLLTVWLIVSHHVALTRSASTSLTLGELRTNVPLLQSLSSNGFLKTTFLTAVLLGNLSGVQVVKDVDSYELMKLRLLNGGHSAMGYLGYLAGYTYIHEVVNDPTINKYIRVLMREEVIPLLPKVPGVDFEEYTASVLERFSNPAIQDTVARICLMGSGKMPKYVLPSIYEQLRKPNGKYKLLAVCVAGWFRYLTGVDMNGKPFEIEDPMADTLKAAAVKGGKDPHELLNIEVLFSPEIRDNKDFVAQLTHSLEVVYDKGPLAAVNEVLDQV